A stretch of Garra rufa chromosome 11, GarRuf1.0, whole genome shotgun sequence DNA encodes these proteins:
- the LOC141346023 gene encoding uncharacterized protein, translated as MCNPDPEPSQQLSPYSTEHQPEPAAAAAPRSAAFKATEDVATDQVCEPASITVGVLVEIEGLEESPAHTPNPEGELKLHSGGYFEELLEIFEADLIDWFGEIISYPPESPLVPPSRPESPLVPPSRPESPLVPPSRPESPLVPPSRPESPPVSSSLPESPMVPPSHPESSPVSSSSPESPLVPSNAPRSPKFPPSLPLPPPRKPASPPALSPLPPVCPTAHPQAAPPRSVVPSWDIQAPAAPRRIIPQSLPTSSESWTPPRSSDPSAPPWLLAPSSPPWPVIPPAPPGSLVSPAPPWSVVDHPSPKDSTPPASPRHSVPPAPSGSSFPPAPPMSSVAPVSLRSSGAPALPRSPEPAASPWPSRPAVSPWLSVCSAAPGSSSPEASSPSLVPRVSWTSSPPWLLSPSTPPWGVILAGLWTSIHLLLLLTALWLLPPSTPPWPHVPDHMSISSSSPAPHPPPEPPPSLRWCIHFGARTRRSGRGAICHVSVVPHSSSQITVT; from the coding sequence atgtgcaaccccgatccagagcccagccagcagcTATCACCCTACAGCACGGAGCACCAGCCAGAGCCCGCCGCAGCCGCAGCGCCAAGATCGGCCGcatttaaagcgacagaggacgtcgcgactgaccaggtgtgtgagccggctagcaTCACCGTGGGAGTActcgtggagatcgagggcttggaggaaagccccgcccacactcctaaccctgagggtgagctgaaactGCACTCTGGAGGATACTTTGAAGAATTATTGGAGATATTTGAAGCAGATTTAATAGACTGGTTTGGAGAAATAATTTCCTAccctcctgagtccccgctggttccgcccagccgtcctgagtccccgctggttccgcccagccgtcctgagtccccgctggttccgcccagccgtcctgagtccccgctggttccgcccagccgtccagaatctccgccagtctcatccagtcttccagagtctccgatggTTCCACCCAGTCATCCAGAGTCTTCTCCGgtctcgtccagttctccagaatctccgctggttccgtcaaatgctccaaggtctccgaagttcccacccagcctccctctcccgcctccacgcaAGCCAGCCAGTCCTCCAGCCCTGTCTCCGCTGCCGCCCGTCTGCcccacagctcaccctcaggcagcgccacctaggagtgtggtgccatcgtgggacatccaggctccagctgcgccaaggcggatcattccccagtccctgcctacatcctccgagtcctggactccacctcggtcctccgacccttcggctccgccttggctcctggctccctcatctccaccgtggcccgtcatcccaccagctccaccgggctccctcgtctctccggctccgccttggtcagtcgttgaccatccgtcgcctaaggactccactcctccggcttcacctcgtcattccgtccctccggctccgtcaggctcctccttccctccagctccgcctatgtcctctgtcgctccggtgtcactgcggtcttccggagccccagctctgcctcggtcccctgagcctgctgcgtcaccttggccctccagacctgcggtgtcaccctggctctccgtctgctcggctgctcctggctcatcttccccagaggcttcgtctccgtcgctcgtccccagggtgtcgtggaccagttctccaccatggctcctctctccctcgactccgccctggggtgtcatcctggctgggctctggacctCCATCCACCTCCTCCTACTCCTGACTGCACTCTGGCTCCTTCCTCCTTCCACTCCACCCTGGCCTCACGTCCCAGATCATATGTCCATCTCCAGTTCGTCACCTGCTCCTCacccgcctcctgaacccccaccctccctccgctggtgtatccatttcggcgcgaggacgcgccgttCCGGGAGGGGGGCCATATGTCACGTATCAGTCGTTCCTCACTCATCttcacagatcaccgtcacctga